One window of Mauremys mutica isolate MM-2020 ecotype Southern chromosome 6, ASM2049712v1, whole genome shotgun sequence genomic DNA carries:
- the LOC123372784 gene encoding uncharacterized protein LOC123372784 isoform X2, whose protein sequence is MSSISGGMLQRLACFDTYCTICPLWVKLEHSLSQKFTVENVLAILPAFPKGAPQQRAKRAAEALVKACNCSRLMTMQQIHALQAELNFHRSIYNLQVKYTEAVFEGIKQAYHTFQENVVSVLCSPLQDVLSSYINLKAEASEVALRDFLTAFKNNAEQIQNTVDTLTPSKNQHHEGDEALSRFGKEFFLSLEHSLKDCGEQRDKAASEMETLQTELALAFENLQSLRKERKEKKAESIPHFTKSEGGRVQEEELQAAWIRFQKITQCQIQHPCLLHTVRVFCPNMCLRWQLISQAAAAEFYGVSPSPEGEELPQE, encoded by the exons GTAAAACTGGAGCACTCATTGAGCCAAAAATTCACTGTGGAGAATGTGCTTGCAATATTGCCTGCATTTCCCAAGGGGGCCCCTCAGCAACGGGCCAAAAGGGCTGCAGAAGCCCTGGTGAAAGCTTGTAATTGTTCCAGACTAATGACAATGCAACAG ATACATGCTCTGCAGGCTGAACTCAATTTCCATAGAAGCATATACAACCTCCAAGTTAAGTACACTGAAGCTGTTTTTGAGGGGATAAAGCAAGCCTACCACACTTTTCAAGAGAATGTTGTGTCAGTTCTGTGTTCACCGCTACAAG ATGTTCTTTCTTCTTACATAAACCTTAAAGCGGAAGCTTCAGAGGTTGCTTTAAGGGACTTTCTCACTGCTTTTAAAAACAATGCTGAACAGATCCAAAATACAGTTGACACTTTGACTCCATCAAAGAATCAGCATCACGAAG GTGATGAGGCCCTGTCAAGGTTTGGAAAAGAATTCTTCCTCTCTTTGGAGCATTCACTCAAAGACTGTGGGGAACAACGGGATAAAGCAGCCAGTGAAATGGAAACCTTACAAACTGAACTGGCTTTGGCCTTTGAAAACCTTCAGAGCTTAAGAAAGGAACGAAAAGAGAAGAAAGCAGAATCCATTCCTCATTTTACAAAGTCTGAAGGGGGGAGAGTGCAGGAGGAGGAGCTGCAAGCGGCTTGGATAAGATTTCAAAAGATAACCCAGTGCCAGATTCAacacccctgcctcctccacACAGTGAGAGTCTTTTGCCCAAACATGTGTCTGCGGTGGCAGCTCATCAGccaagctgcagcagcagagttCTACGGGGTTAGCCCTTCACCAGAAGGGGAAGAGCTCCCACAGGAGTAA